In Pseudobacter ginsenosidimutans, the following are encoded in one genomic region:
- a CDS encoding DUF3127 domain-containing protein encodes MDISGKILQFLPVQTGQGKNGTWKKQEFILETGDTYPKKVCIAAWGDKIDLASIKPGEQVTVSFDVESREFNGRWYTDVKAWKVVRAAAGSGNSAVPDGPPGFEPGAADDDLPF; translated from the coding sequence ATGGACATTAGTGGAAAGATCCTCCAGTTCCTTCCCGTGCAAACAGGACAGGGAAAGAACGGTACCTGGAAAAAACAGGAATTCATTCTCGAAACAGGCGATACCTACCCCAAGAAAGTTTGCATTGCAGCATGGGGTGATAAAATAGATCTCGCCAGCATCAAGCCCGGCGAACAGGTTACAGTTTCCTTCGACGTTGAAAGCCGTGAATTCAACGGTCGCTGGTACACAGACGTGAAAGCATGGAAAGTAGTGCGCGCAGCAGCAGGTAGCGGCAACAGCGCCGTGCCCGACGGCCCTCCCGGATTTGAGCCTGGAGCTGCAGATGATGACCTGCCGTTCTAA
- a CDS encoding outer membrane beta-barrel protein, with amino-acid sequence MRTLFVVVLILIAQVVTAQPSEDGDVTITVNNNQQQPLSLASVTMLKAKDSSIVRTGMTDSSGKLVFENIPSGKYLFRITMVDHITQYAGPIEFSSGKANLPLTVTLLRSNASLQEVTISARRPLIRFAPDKTIVSVDNSITSTGANVLEVLEKSPGVSVDRDGNVSLKGRSNVLVLIDGKPTYLSGSELNSLLSGMSASQLEQIELMDNPPSKYDATGNAGVINIKTKKNKQQGFNGTASTAYQQGRKQRSIHSLAMNYRQGPLNAFMNYNLNEGGFLIYLYALRKYFDPGTTNANAVLQQPGRIEGRGQNHSLKLGLDYTISKKTSLGILANGFYQYRRTRNKAEAEWLNDLDQKDSVINTNGYSTLNWRNGAVNINARHNFSADQELTMDFDWLGYNIQNYQLFRNIREGNNGYDEAEKGEIPTKIKILTGKADYSQRFGETMKLEAGWKSSRIRTDNYAGYELNTNGDWINNPDKTNQFVYIENIHAAYGNFEKAWDKFTVQAGLRFEHTGYDAEQMGNALRKDSAFSRNYNSFFPTTYLQYKLDSSSSFTLSAGRRIDRPVFQNLNPFEMILNKYTSQRGNPFLLPQYTWNFQLSHVYKEWLMTTVSYSRTSDYLAQLFHIKPDGSFLYSYGNVGNKQTLGLSVSVQLQPASWWNMSLQTDLIHKRFKAVLWKELTPTITQLNANINNQFKFKKGWAAELTAYYITRSQEDIQEVVEPTGQVGAGISKSMFKNKATIKLAFRDIFYTQAMNGLTQFKDSEEYFETRRDSRVAVLSFTWRFGKTFKGGVKRSGSADDEMRRVGSGG; translated from the coding sequence ATGCGTACACTTTTTGTAGTTGTCTTGATACTGATTGCCCAGGTGGTAACAGCGCAACCCTCTGAAGATGGTGATGTCACCATAACTGTGAACAATAACCAGCAGCAACCGCTTTCGCTGGCCTCTGTTACAATGCTGAAAGCAAAAGATTCTTCCATTGTAAGAACGGGGATGACGGACTCTTCCGGCAAACTGGTTTTTGAAAATATACCTTCCGGAAAGTATCTCTTCCGCATCACCATGGTAGATCATATCACCCAATATGCGGGTCCGATAGAGTTTAGTTCAGGCAAAGCCAATCTCCCGCTGACCGTCACCTTACTTCGTTCCAATGCATCGCTCCAGGAAGTGACCATCTCGGCAAGAAGGCCATTGATCAGGTTTGCTCCGGATAAGACAATCGTTTCTGTAGACAACAGCATTACGAGCACAGGCGCCAATGTATTGGAAGTCCTGGAAAAATCACCCGGTGTTTCGGTTGATCGTGACGGTAATGTGAGCCTGAAAGGAAGGTCCAACGTACTGGTGCTCATCGATGGCAAACCAACTTACCTGAGCGGTTCCGAACTTAACAGCCTTTTGTCAGGTATGTCGGCTTCCCAGCTGGAGCAAATTGAGTTGATGGACAATCCGCCCAGTAAGTATGATGCCACCGGTAACGCAGGTGTGATCAATATCAAAACGAAAAAGAACAAGCAACAGGGCTTCAATGGTACAGCCAGTACAGCGTACCAGCAGGGAAGGAAACAAAGATCCATACACAGTCTGGCAATGAATTACCGGCAGGGACCACTCAACGCTTTCATGAACTACAATCTGAATGAAGGTGGTTTTCTCATTTATCTCTACGCACTTCGAAAATATTTTGATCCCGGTACTACCAATGCCAATGCAGTTTTACAACAACCTGGCCGAATCGAAGGCAGGGGACAGAACCATTCACTCAAACTGGGACTGGACTATACCATCAGCAAGAAAACATCACTGGGAATATTAGCCAATGGTTTTTACCAGTATCGACGCACGAGAAACAAAGCCGAAGCTGAATGGCTGAATGACCTTGATCAAAAAGATTCAGTGATCAACACCAATGGATACAGCACGCTCAACTGGAGGAATGGGGCTGTAAATATCAATGCCCGTCACAATTTCAGTGCAGATCAGGAACTGACAATGGACTTCGACTGGCTTGGATATAATATCCAGAATTACCAGCTCTTCCGGAATATACGGGAAGGGAATAATGGATACGATGAAGCAGAAAAGGGTGAGATTCCCACCAAAATCAAAATCCTGACAGGAAAGGCTGATTACTCGCAACGATTTGGTGAAACCATGAAGCTGGAAGCTGGGTGGAAAAGCAGCCGCATCCGGACCGACAACTATGCCGGCTATGAACTCAATACCAACGGTGATTGGATCAACAACCCCGACAAGACCAATCAATTTGTGTACATCGAAAATATTCATGCGGCCTATGGCAATTTCGAAAAGGCATGGGATAAGTTCACAGTGCAGGCAGGGCTTCGCTTTGAGCATACCGGGTATGATGCAGAGCAAATGGGTAATGCATTACGGAAAGACTCTGCCTTCTCCCGAAACTACAATAGCTTCTTCCCTACCACCTATCTTCAATATAAGCTTGATTCTTCCAGCAGTTTCACTCTCAGCGCCGGCAGAAGGATCGACAGGCCCGTGTTCCAGAACCTGAACCCCTTCGAGATGATCCTCAACAAATACACGAGCCAGCGGGGCAATCCATTTCTTTTGCCTCAATATACCTGGAATTTCCAGTTGTCGCATGTTTATAAAGAATGGTTGATGACAACGGTGAGCTATAGCCGAACTTCTGATTATCTTGCACAATTGTTCCATATCAAGCCTGATGGTTCCTTCCTGTATTCCTACGGTAATGTGGGTAACAAGCAAACGCTTGGACTTTCGGTAAGTGTGCAGTTACAGCCTGCAAGCTGGTGGAACATGAGTTTGCAAACTGATTTGATCCATAAACGCTTTAAAGCCGTGTTGTGGAAAGAGCTCACCCCCACAATAACCCAACTCAACGCTAATATCAACAACCAGTTCAAATTCAAAAAAGGATGGGCTGCTGAATTGACCGCCTATTATATCACGCGCAGCCAGGAAGACATCCAGGAAGTAGTGGAGCCAACCGGTCAGGTAGGCGCCGGTATTTCAAAGTCAATGTTCAAGAACAAAGCCACTATCAAACTGGCTTTCCGCGATATTTTCTACACACAGGCCATGAATGGCCTCACGCAGTTCAAAGATTCTGAAGAGTACTTCGAGACCAGACGGGACTCCCGTGTGGCCGTGTTGAGTTTCACCTGGCGCTTCGGCAAAACATTCAAAGGCGGTGTAAAAAGAAGTGGCAGCGCCGATGATGAAATGCGACGAGTGGGCTCAGGCGGTTAA
- a CDS encoding ABC transporter ATP-binding protein, with protein MQILWKYLQPQRWLILFSLLLAGIAQILSLIDPVIFGKIIDDYAGQVNIKPREELVRGVLWWLFIAIAIATLARVARAFQEYFTRLAVQKFGLQIFNDGLRQTLRLTFSEFEEQRSGETMAILQKVRTDTERFINSFINILFSSLVGMGFLIWYAITKHWALIPVFVIGVLVLGSLTGLLSKKIKTLQRSINRETNRMAGIITESLRNIELVRSLGLTFPEIRRLREFTYRIFQLEMQKTKQVRTLSFLQGTVLNILRQSILFILLWLIFGNVLSTGELISMQFISSSIFGPLQDIGSIILSYREAEASLQTFDTLMNKPVEQRPPEPIELNELESIRFDNVVFRHKTARQNAMDGISFTFKKGDTVAFVGPSGSGKSTLVKLLVGLYKPVEGEIYFNDIPATLIRYNELRRQIGFVTQDTQLFAGTIRQNLLFVQPNATDEQMMQAIEKASALNLVKRHESGLDTMLGEGGLKLSGGEKQRLSIARALLREPRLLIFDEATSALDSLTEEAITETIREIASQRQQITIMIAHRLSTIMYADNIIVLEKGKITEQGSHDELLEQKGLYYAMWRQQIGERRPETEF; from the coding sequence ATGCAGATCCTTTGGAAATATTTACAGCCACAACGCTGGTTGATCCTTTTCTCCCTGTTACTGGCAGGGATTGCCCAGATCTTGTCTTTGATCGATCCGGTGATCTTCGGAAAGATCATCGATGACTACGCTGGCCAGGTAAATATCAAACCCCGCGAAGAACTGGTGCGCGGCGTACTCTGGTGGCTCTTTATCGCGATAGCCATCGCTACGCTTGCCCGCGTTGCACGCGCCTTCCAGGAATATTTCACCCGCCTCGCCGTTCAGAAATTCGGATTACAGATCTTCAATGATGGCCTGCGCCAGACACTCCGTCTCACTTTCAGTGAATTTGAAGAACAACGAAGCGGGGAAACGATGGCCATTCTGCAAAAAGTACGCACAGATACCGAACGCTTCATCAACTCATTCATCAATATTCTTTTCTCTTCGCTGGTGGGCATGGGCTTTCTAATCTGGTACGCTATTACCAAACATTGGGCACTGATCCCTGTATTCGTGATCGGCGTACTGGTGTTGGGCTCACTAACAGGATTGCTGAGCAAAAAGATCAAGACGCTCCAAAGATCAATCAATAGAGAAACCAACCGCATGGCGGGGATCATCACTGAATCCCTGCGAAATATAGAACTGGTGCGGAGCCTGGGACTTACCTTTCCCGAGATCCGGCGGCTCCGCGAGTTCACCTATCGCATCTTCCAGCTGGAAATGCAGAAAACAAAACAGGTGAGGACCCTGAGTTTTCTGCAGGGCACTGTGTTGAATATCCTTCGTCAATCCATTCTCTTTATTTTGTTATGGCTGATCTTCGGCAATGTGCTGAGCACCGGCGAGCTGATCAGTATGCAGTTCATCTCCAGTTCCATCTTTGGCCCATTGCAGGATATCGGCAGTATCATTCTTTCCTATCGCGAAGCGGAAGCATCTTTGCAAACCTTCGATACGCTGATGAACAAGCCTGTGGAACAAAGGCCACCAGAGCCTATCGAGCTCAATGAACTGGAAAGCATCCGCTTCGATAATGTGGTGTTCCGGCACAAGACAGCCCGGCAAAATGCAATGGACGGCATCTCTTTTACTTTCAAAAAAGGCGATACTGTTGCTTTCGTTGGCCCTTCCGGCTCCGGCAAATCCACACTGGTGAAGCTGTTGGTGGGATTGTACAAACCTGTTGAAGGCGAGATCTATTTCAACGATATACCGGCAACGCTTATACGATATAATGAGCTCAGGCGGCAGATCGGTTTTGTAACACAGGATACGCAGCTGTTTGCCGGCACCATCCGTCAGAACCTGCTCTTCGTGCAGCCCAATGCCACAGATGAGCAGATGATGCAGGCCATCGAAAAGGCATCGGCGCTCAACCTTGTGAAGCGACATGAATCAGGACTGGATACCATGCTCGGTGAAGGCGGTCTCAAACTCTCCGGCGGCGAAAAGCAAAGGCTGAGCATCGCAAGAGCCCTTCTCCGCGAGCCGCGGCTCCTGATCTTCGATGAAGCTACTTCAGCGCTGGACTCGCTCACGGAAGAAGCCATCACAGAAACCATCCGCGAAATTGCTTCGCAAAGACAGCAGATCACCATCATGATCGCACACAGGCTCAGCACCATCATGTACGCAGATAATATCATCGTACTCGAGAAAGGAAAGATCACAGAGCAAGGCTCTCATGATGAATTACTGGAGCAGAAAGGACTGTACTATGCCATGTGGCGTCAGCAGATCGGGGAGCGCAGGCCGGAAACGGAGTTTTGA
- a CDS encoding DeoR/GlpR family DNA-binding transcription regulator, translating into MDLNTQDQIPPASLTKQARKKLIIKQVNIHTRLTYADLVGLINVSEDTIRRDVNELADDGEVVKIKGGAMSIAYHYGHESETYSQSNKVVIAEKALQLLKDDMIVLVGGGTTIREFIKKIPHTLRATFITVNVLSAVELLDKPMIKTIMIGGQISTYSQMTVSGEVFEYLSNIKADLCIIGTNALDAANGLTDSDWETIQVKKAMIKAADKIAILAISEKLNSTMKMKIADIQDIDYLITELPPDNIALQPYRTKEVELL; encoded by the coding sequence ATGGACTTAAACACACAGGATCAGATCCCCCCTGCTTCGCTGACCAAACAGGCGAGAAAGAAACTCATCATCAAACAGGTGAATATTCACACCCGTTTGACCTATGCCGACCTGGTAGGTCTGATCAATGTGAGTGAAGACACGATCCGCCGCGACGTGAACGAACTGGCAGACGATGGAGAAGTAGTGAAGATCAAGGGCGGCGCCATGTCTATCGCTTATCATTACGGACATGAATCCGAAACCTATTCACAAAGCAATAAAGTAGTGATTGCTGAAAAAGCTTTGCAACTGCTGAAAGATGATATGATCGTGCTGGTTGGCGGTGGCACCACTATCCGGGAGTTCATCAAAAAAATCCCGCATACGCTCCGCGCCACTTTCATTACAGTGAATGTTCTTTCTGCAGTGGAATTGCTGGACAAGCCAATGATCAAAACGATCATGATCGGTGGACAAATCTCCACTTACAGCCAGATGACGGTGAGTGGTGAGGTATTCGAATATCTTTCCAATATCAAAGCGGACCTCTGCATCATCGGCACCAATGCCCTCGATGCAGCCAATGGCCTCACGGACTCCGACTGGGAAACCATCCAGGTGAAAAAAGCCATGATCAAAGCCGCAGATAAGATCGCCATCCTCGCGATCTCCGAAAAACTCAACTCCACCATGAAGATGAAAATTGCGGATATCCAGGATATCGATTACCTGATCACTGAACTGCCTCCGGACAATATCGCCCTGCAGCCTTACAGAACCAAAGAAGTGGAATTGTTGTAG
- a CDS encoding SusC/RagA family TonB-linked outer membrane protein, translating into MKKLQLTAWASRLLLACSLLCCISALAQSNGSNPSEISGTVSSTVSGQKIAGATVMLVNNNSVATTTNNNGEFTLKLPAISGAIELLITHVGYERKQVRLQAGQTTIAIQLNDARALDEVVVTALGIKKEKKALAYAVTEVKGEEFTQAREINIANALTGKIAGVNASSLASGPGGSSRVIIRGNGSLNGDNQPLYVVNGMPIDNTTNSMPASGNGSVGLNNDRGDGIAGINPDDIEAITVLKGGTAAALYGSRASNGVIIITTKKGVKQRGIGVEYNSTLTVERPAIVPDWQYEYGSGQYAAKPIDQAQAIAYGRLSYGAKMDGSEVVQFDGVKRPYSPQKDNIKNFYRTGTTFTNTVSFLGGSDSFTWRASLSDLNNHGIVPNNKLNKKIASLSVGANLSKRISIEGYAQYNIEKSENRAGVADAAGNPNWGTYMIANTVDIRNLDPGYDANGKEVPWNAVGFASNPYFVVNKFKNNDDRNRFIGNLSIRYNILNNLFVKGRVSHDYSNFKYTGIVPTGNLYFADGYYQNYLSGITETNAELTVNYNTKIIDDLTVNVMAGGNQRRSVTDNTNLDGTGYSVPGFYDVSNVVSLTTSKALGRLRTNSVFGSVDFSYKNLLFLTASGRNDWFSTLAPQNNNIFYPSVGASFILSEAFQLPVWVNFAKIRSSLAQVGGATPIPYALNLTYSLVPGGGHDKRPLQMITNFNGANSGQLMVPNQNLKPLTSTTFEVGLEARFLNGRLSTDIAVYDRRTTNDIVRASISPSTGFNHALFNVGEMSNKGLEVLVSGFPVKNKNFNWEVSYNIAYNKNKVIRITDELSTIEADISVNRYAFIHHPEGKPYSTIMATTGLKDAKGNQVYAADGREIASPTLVDMGTGVAPLTTGITNTFNYKRLSLSFLIDGRFGGKVYSATNLYGTRMGLHKMTLPGRDGKLTVNGVDNGGNPFSKTFTPDQMWSYYNNWQVLSEKFVYSSDFVKLRQVIISYSIPVEKISFLKMQSLTLSLVGRNLAILHKEADNIDPESTFSNSNAQGFEMFGVPRTRSFGVNLMVKF; encoded by the coding sequence ATGAAAAAATTACAACTAACTGCCTGGGCCAGCCGACTGCTTTTGGCTTGCAGCCTCCTCTGCTGCATTTCAGCCCTGGCCCAGTCCAACGGTTCAAACCCCTCAGAGATCTCCGGCACTGTGAGCAGCACTGTGTCCGGACAAAAGATCGCAGGGGCCACCGTAATGCTGGTGAATAACAACAGCGTAGCAACCACTACCAACAACAACGGAGAATTCACATTGAAACTTCCCGCCATTTCCGGCGCCATCGAATTACTGATCACGCATGTGGGATATGAAAGAAAACAGGTGCGGCTGCAGGCAGGTCAAACTACTATCGCTATCCAGCTCAACGATGCGCGGGCATTGGACGAAGTAGTAGTAACCGCACTTGGTATCAAAAAAGAAAAGAAAGCCCTGGCCTATGCTGTTACTGAAGTAAAGGGCGAAGAATTTACGCAGGCGCGCGAGATCAATATCGCAAATGCACTTACAGGAAAGATCGCCGGAGTGAATGCGAGCAGCCTCGCCAGTGGTCCCGGCGGATCCAGTCGCGTGATCATCCGCGGCAACGGTTCTCTTAACGGCGACAATCAACCGCTTTACGTGGTGAACGGAATGCCGATCGACAATACCACCAACTCCATGCCCGCCAGTGGCAACGGCTCCGTTGGTCTGAACAACGACCGCGGCGATGGTATCGCAGGCATCAACCCTGATGATATCGAAGCCATCACTGTCCTCAAAGGTGGTACTGCCGCTGCTCTCTACGGAAGCCGCGCTTCCAACGGCGTGATCATCATCACCACCAAAAAAGGCGTGAAACAAAGAGGTATCGGAGTGGAGTACAATTCCACGCTCACCGTGGAAAGACCAGCCATCGTGCCGGACTGGCAATATGAATACGGCTCCGGTCAATATGCCGCCAAACCTATTGATCAGGCCCAGGCCATCGCTTACGGACGTCTTTCCTACGGCGCTAAAATGGACGGATCCGAAGTGGTGCAGTTCGATGGAGTGAAAAGACCTTACTCTCCGCAGAAAGATAATATCAAAAATTTCTACAGAACCGGCACTACCTTCACCAATACTGTCTCCTTTCTTGGTGGTTCTGATAGCTTCACCTGGCGTGCGTCCCTCTCTGATTTGAACAATCATGGCATTGTGCCCAATAATAAACTGAACAAGAAGATCGCTTCACTCTCTGTTGGTGCCAATCTCAGCAAGAGAATTTCTATCGAAGGATATGCGCAATACAATATCGAGAAATCGGAGAACCGTGCCGGTGTAGCCGATGCGGCCGGTAACCCTAACTGGGGAACCTACATGATCGCGAATACGGTAGACATCAGGAACCTCGATCCCGGCTACGACGCCAACGGAAAAGAAGTGCCCTGGAACGCAGTAGGCTTCGCTTCCAACCCCTACTTCGTGGTGAACAAATTCAAGAACAACGATGATCGCAACCGTTTCATCGGCAACCTCAGCATCCGCTATAATATCCTGAACAATCTTTTCGTGAAAGGAAGGGTAAGCCACGATTACTCCAATTTCAAATACACAGGCATTGTACCTACCGGTAACCTTTACTTTGCCGATGGTTATTATCAGAACTATCTTTCGGGTATCACAGAAACCAATGCCGAGCTCACTGTCAACTACAATACGAAGATCATCGATGATCTTACCGTAAACGTAATGGCTGGTGGTAACCAACGCAGATCAGTAACCGATAATACCAACCTCGACGGTACGGGCTACTCTGTTCCCGGCTTCTATGATGTAAGCAATGTGGTGAGCCTCACCACCAGCAAAGCTCTGGGAAGACTGCGCACCAATTCGGTTTTCGGTTCTGTGGATTTCTCGTACAAGAACCTTCTTTTCCTGACTGCTTCCGGACGGAACGACTGGTTCTCTACACTGGCCCCACAGAACAACAATATCTTCTACCCTTCTGTAGGCGCAAGCTTCATCCTTTCTGAAGCATTCCAGTTGCCGGTTTGGGTGAACTTTGCAAAGATCAGAAGCTCCCTGGCGCAGGTGGGTGGCGCTACGCCGATCCCATACGCGCTCAATCTTACATACAGCCTGGTGCCTGGAGGCGGGCACGACAAGCGCCCGCTCCAGATGATCACCAATTTCAACGGCGCCAATTCAGGTCAGCTGATGGTGCCCAACCAGAACCTGAAACCCCTCACCTCCACTACTTTTGAAGTAGGTCTGGAAGCCAGGTTCCTCAATGGCCGTCTCTCTACAGACATTGCCGTGTACGATCGCAGGACCACCAATGATATCGTTCGGGCTTCCATTTCACCATCTACCGGTTTCAACCATGCGCTTTTCAATGTGGGCGAAATGAGCAATAAAGGCCTGGAAGTTTTGGTCTCCGGCTTTCCTGTGAAGAACAAGAACTTCAACTGGGAAGTGAGTTACAATATCGCGTACAACAAGAACAAAGTGATCAGGATCACGGATGAGCTCAGCACCATTGAAGCGGATATCAGCGTGAACAGGTACGCCTTCATTCACCACCCCGAAGGAAAACCATACAGCACCATCATGGCTACTACCGGATTGAAAGATGCCAAAGGCAACCAGGTGTATGCAGCTGATGGCCGTGAAATAGCAAGCCCAACACTGGTAGATATGGGCACAGGCGTTGCGCCGCTCACAACAGGCATCACCAATACTTTCAACTATAAGCGCCTTTCGCTGAGCTTCCTTATCGACGGACGTTTCGGTGGTAAAGTGTATTCTGCTACCAATCTCTACGGCACACGTATGGGATTGCACAAAATGACGCTCCCCGGAAGAGATGGAAAGCTCACCGTGAATGGTGTTGACAATGGCGGCAACCCTTTCTCCAAAACATTTACCCCCGACCAGATGTGGAGCTATTACAACAACTGGCAGGTGCTTTCTGAAAAATTCGTGTACAGTTCCGATTTCGTGAAACTGCGCCAGGTGATCATCAGCTACAGTATTCCTGTAGAGAAGATTTCATTCTTGAAAATGCAATCACTCACCCTTTCACTGGTGGGAAGGAACCTGGCGATCCTCCACAAGGAAGCTGATAATATCGACCCCGAATCCACTTTCAGCAACTCCAATGCCCAGGGCTTCGAAATGTTCGGTGTGCCCCGCACCAGGAGCTTTGGGGTGAACCTGATGGTTAAGTTCTAA
- a CDS encoding SusD/RagB family nutrient-binding outer membrane lipoprotein has protein sequence MPRFKLYHSILALGLLGGLSACDKDFEEVNTNPNASTNANPDLLFSQAILKGNYVLDRTYFYTSYLGAGMYVQHFANYKDASLAGMGDKYGINDLYQGFYFTYLYPNVLENLRQCMEGAEKAGHMNKVATARIWRVLHFQRLTDLYGDVPYKNALKGYPENEFLPTYDPQSEIYDGLLTELDQAISALQAGAPTFGAADFIYQGDVAKWKKFGYSLMLRLAMRMTKIDENKARTWAQKAIAGGVIEQAADNAAVKYFNTGQVYNFNPVAYEIGAQDYKADAYGDANVEGGKFSKAFIDFLRDNNDPRLPVMAVTYNGTTPDTTSSIAKGLPSGTLNKPNNFKTFSEPNPATILRYDAPLLVLTNAEMSFLLSEAALRGWTNANTASAYFKNGIENNMRNWARFGAAGVIAEQRITDYTTAHPLNTGGSFNDQMNQIHSQFWVALLLDELECFANWRRTGYPVLTPTNAPGNQTGGVIPRRFPYLQTERSNNKTAYEAALARQGADNLLTRVWWDKQ, from the coding sequence ATGCCACGTTTCAAATTATATCATAGCATACTCGCACTGGGCCTTTTGGGTGGACTGAGCGCCTGCGACAAAGACTTCGAAGAGGTGAATACCAACCCCAATGCCTCCACGAATGCCAATCCTGACCTGCTGTTTTCGCAAGCCATCCTTAAAGGGAACTATGTGCTGGACAGGACCTATTTCTATACCTCCTACCTGGGAGCAGGAATGTATGTGCAGCATTTCGCGAATTACAAAGATGCTTCCCTCGCCGGAATGGGCGATAAATATGGTATCAATGATCTCTACCAGGGATTCTATTTCACTTATCTCTATCCCAATGTGCTGGAAAACCTGCGACAATGCATGGAAGGGGCAGAGAAAGCCGGACATATGAACAAAGTAGCTACAGCCCGCATCTGGCGCGTACTCCACTTCCAGCGGCTCACAGACCTTTACGGAGATGTGCCTTATAAAAATGCCCTGAAAGGATATCCTGAAAATGAGTTCCTGCCCACCTATGACCCGCAATCCGAGATCTACGACGGATTGCTCACTGAGCTTGACCAGGCTATAAGTGCCTTACAGGCAGGAGCACCTACTTTCGGTGCGGCAGACTTCATTTACCAGGGCGATGTGGCCAAATGGAAAAAATTCGGTTACTCGCTGATGTTACGTCTCGCTATGCGGATGACTAAAATAGACGAGAACAAAGCAAGGACATGGGCACAGAAAGCAATTGCAGGCGGAGTGATCGAGCAGGCTGCGGATAATGCGGCGGTTAAATATTTCAATACCGGGCAGGTGTACAATTTCAACCCGGTTGCCTATGAGATCGGCGCGCAGGATTACAAGGCCGATGCCTACGGCGATGCCAATGTGGAAGGTGGAAAGTTCAGCAAGGCCTTCATCGATTTCCTGAGGGATAATAATGATCCCCGCCTCCCCGTGATGGCTGTTACTTACAATGGAACAACACCAGACACAACATCGTCCATTGCCAAAGGTCTGCCCAGCGGCACATTGAACAAGCCCAATAATTTCAAAACCTTTTCAGAGCCCAACCCCGCTACCATCCTTCGTTATGATGCACCCCTGCTGGTGCTCACCAATGCAGAGATGAGCTTCCTGCTAAGTGAAGCAGCCCTGCGCGGATGGACCAACGCCAATACTGCTTCGGCATACTTCAAAAACGGAATCGAGAACAATATGCGCAACTGGGCCAGGTTCGGCGCGGCAGGCGTGATTGCAGAACAACGCATCACGGATTATACAACTGCACATCCGCTGAATACAGGCGGCAGCTTCAATGATCAGATGAACCAGATACATTCTCAATTCTGGGTAGCTTTGTTACTGGATGAACTGGAATGTTTCGCCAACTGGCGCCGGACAGGCTATCCCGTGCTTACCCCCACCAATGCACCGGGTAACCAGACAGGCGGTGTGATTCCCCGCAGGTTCCCTTACCTGCAAACAGAGCGAAGCAATAACAAAACGGCCTATGAAGCGGCCCTCGCACGTCAGGGAGCAGACAATTTATTAACAAGAGTTTGGTGGGATAAACAATAA